A region of Rhodamnia argentea isolate NSW1041297 chromosome 9, ASM2092103v1, whole genome shotgun sequence DNA encodes the following proteins:
- the LOC115731822 gene encoding ent-kaurenoic acid oxidase 1-like isoform X3 produces MFGSPSVIVTMPEPCRRVLTDDEKFQPGWPISTMKLIGKKSFIGISYEEHKRLRRLTAAPVNGHEALSLYTGYIEENVISALDKWSKMGQIEFLTELRKLTFRIIMYIFLSSESEPVMEALEREYTTLNYGVRAMAINLPGFAYHKALKARKNLVAVFQSIVDERRNQKETKVSAKKKDMMDALLEVEEENGRKLNDEEIIDVLLMYLNAGHESSGHITMWATIFLQENQEVLQKAKEEQEEIVKKRPPAQKGMTLKEFRQMEYLSKVIDETLRLITFSLVVFREAKSDVSMNGYTIPRGWKVLVWFRTVHLDPEIYPNPKKFDPSRWDNYTPKAGTFLPFGAGSRLCPGNDLAKLEIAIFLHHFLLNYRLERLNPRCATRYLPHSRPTDNCLAQVRALSSPSV; encoded by the exons ATGTTTGGGAGCCCGAGCGTGATTGTGACCATGCCCGAGCCATGCCGAAGAGTATTGACCGATGATGAGAAATTCCAGCCTGGTTGGCCCATTTCAACTATGAAATTAATTGGGAAGAAATCATTTATAGGGATTTCATATGAAGAACACAAAAGGCTTAGGCGTTTGACCGCCGCTCCAGTCAATGGTCATGAAGCTTTGTCTCTGTATACGGGATATATTGAAGAAAATGTCATATCTGCGCTTGACAAGTGGTCAAAGATGGGGCAAATTGAGTTCTTGACCGAACTTCGGAAGCTCACCTTCAGGATAATCATGTATATCTTTCTTAGCTCAGAGAGCGAACCGGTGATGGAGGCTTTAGAAAGGGAATACACCACTCTCAATTATGGTGTTAGAGCCATGGCCATCAACCTTCCAGGATTTGCTTATCACAAAGCGCTCAAG GCTCGGAAAAATCTAGTGGCAGTGTTCCAATCCATAGTGGACGAACGACGGAATCAGAAGGAGACTAAGGTTTCTGCAAAGAAGAAGGACATGATGGATGCCCTCCTAGAAGTAGAAGAGGAAAATGGTCGAAAGTTGAACGATGAGGAAATCATCGATGTGTTATTAATGTACTTAAATGCAGGCCACGAATCTTCCGGTCACATCACAATGTGGGCAACCATCTTCCTACAAGAGAACCAGGAGGTCCTTCAGAAAGCCAAG GAGGAGCAAGAAGAGATCGTGAAGAAGAGGCCGCCGGCACAAAAGGGTATGACTCTCAAGGAATTTCGGCAGATGGAATACTTGTCCAAG GTTATTGATGAAACACTTCGCTTGATCACATTCTCACTGGTGGTTTTTCGTGAAGCGAAATCAGATGTCAGTATGAATG GTTACACTATTCCTCGGGGTTGGAAAGTTCTGGTCTGGTTCAGAACCGTTCATTTAGATCCCGAAATATATCCTAATCCAAAGAAGTTCGATCCTTCCAGATGGGAT AATTACACACCAAAAGCAGGAACTTTTCTTCCCTTTGGAGCAGGAAGCAGGTTATGCCCTGGAAATGATCTTGCAAAGCTCGAGATAGCAATTTTCCTGCATCATTTCCTTCTTAACTATCG GCTCGAACGACTCAATCCCAGATGTGCAACAAGGTACTTGCCCCATTCGAGGCCGACAGATAACTGCCTAGCGCAAGTCAGAGCACTCTCATCTCCTTCTGTGTAG
- the LOC115731822 gene encoding ent-kaurenoic acid oxidase 1-like isoform X2 — protein MTDEKRFGRTGIYKAFMFGSPSVIVTMPEPCRRVLTDDEKFQPGWPISTMKLIGKKSFIGISYEEHKRLRRLTAAPVNGHEALSLYTGYIEENVISALDKWSKMGQIEFLTELRKLTFRIIMYIFLSSESEPVMEALEREYTTLNYGVRAMAINLPGFAYHKALKARKNLVAVFQSIVDERRNQKETKVSAKKKDMMDALLEVEEENGRKLNDEEIIDVLLMYLNAGHESSGHITMWATIFLQENQEVLQKAKEEQEEIVKKRPPAQKGMTLKEFRQMEYLSKVIDETLRLITFSLVVFREAKSDVSMNGYTIPRGWKVLVWFRTVHLDPEIYPNPKKFDPSRWDNYTPKAGTFLPFGAGSRLCPGNDLAKLEIAIFLHHFLLNYRLERLNPRCATRYLPHSRPTDNCLAQVRALSSPSV, from the exons ATTTGGTCGTACTGGAATCTACAAGGCCTTCATGTTTGGGAGCCCGAGCGTGATTGTGACCATGCCCGAGCCATGCCGAAGAGTATTGACCGATGATGAGAAATTCCAGCCTGGTTGGCCCATTTCAACTATGAAATTAATTGGGAAGAAATCATTTATAGGGATTTCATATGAAGAACACAAAAGGCTTAGGCGTTTGACCGCCGCTCCAGTCAATGGTCATGAAGCTTTGTCTCTGTATACGGGATATATTGAAGAAAATGTCATATCTGCGCTTGACAAGTGGTCAAAGATGGGGCAAATTGAGTTCTTGACCGAACTTCGGAAGCTCACCTTCAGGATAATCATGTATATCTTTCTTAGCTCAGAGAGCGAACCGGTGATGGAGGCTTTAGAAAGGGAATACACCACTCTCAATTATGGTGTTAGAGCCATGGCCATCAACCTTCCAGGATTTGCTTATCACAAAGCGCTCAAG GCTCGGAAAAATCTAGTGGCAGTGTTCCAATCCATAGTGGACGAACGACGGAATCAGAAGGAGACTAAGGTTTCTGCAAAGAAGAAGGACATGATGGATGCCCTCCTAGAAGTAGAAGAGGAAAATGGTCGAAAGTTGAACGATGAGGAAATCATCGATGTGTTATTAATGTACTTAAATGCAGGCCACGAATCTTCCGGTCACATCACAATGTGGGCAACCATCTTCCTACAAGAGAACCAGGAGGTCCTTCAGAAAGCCAAG GAGGAGCAAGAAGAGATCGTGAAGAAGAGGCCGCCGGCACAAAAGGGTATGACTCTCAAGGAATTTCGGCAGATGGAATACTTGTCCAAG GTTATTGATGAAACACTTCGCTTGATCACATTCTCACTGGTGGTTTTTCGTGAAGCGAAATCAGATGTCAGTATGAATG GTTACACTATTCCTCGGGGTTGGAAAGTTCTGGTCTGGTTCAGAACCGTTCATTTAGATCCCGAAATATATCCTAATCCAAAGAAGTTCGATCCTTCCAGATGGGAT AATTACACACCAAAAGCAGGAACTTTTCTTCCCTTTGGAGCAGGAAGCAGGTTATGCCCTGGAAATGATCTTGCAAAGCTCGAGATAGCAATTTTCCTGCATCATTTCCTTCTTAACTATCG GCTCGAACGACTCAATCCCAGATGTGCAACAAGGTACTTGCCCCATTCGAGGCCGACAGATAACTGCCTAGCGCAAGTCAGAGCACTCTCATCTCCTTCTGTGTAG